The genomic DNA AGACGTTCTTTAATCTCCTTTAAAACATCTCTTGCAATATATTGCTCATTTTCAGTTAATTTTAGTGTAGAAAAAAAATCATAGCAATTGTCAATGGACATATCACACACATCCATGATACCTTGTTCGTTGATTTTAACAGCAAGTGATTCAGGTTTTAATTTTTTACCATTGCAAACATTACAAGGGGTGTCTCGCATGAATTGTTTTAGCCATTCACGTTTTGATTCGGAATCAGTTTCTAGAAATACTCGCTGTAGATTTGCAAGTACTCCCTCAAACGCATTGGTATATTGCCAAGAGGAATCCCCAGATTTTGAGCGATAATTAAAATCAATTAGATCATCTGTGCCATTCATGATGATTTCAAAATGTTTAGGTTTTATTTTTTCGATAGGAGTCATCAAATCAAACCCAAACTTTTTTCCAACCGCCCTTAACGCTTGTTTTCTAAATGATGAAAAACGGCCACTCCATGGAATGATCGCACCATCTAAAATTGATTTTGTCTTATCAGGAACCACAAGATCAGCATCAAATTCCATCTTTATACCTAATCCATTACACGTTTTACACATTCCAAATGGCGAATTAAAAGAAAACGATCTTGGTTCTAATTCACCAACAGTCAGTCCACAATAAGGACATGCATTATTCTGTGAGAAAATTTTTTCAGATTTATCAGTTACAATCATTACATCTCCCTTTGATGATTTAATTGCAGTTTGAATAGCCTCAAATAGTCTAGATCTTTCTGATTTTTCAGTAGTCATTCTATCAACCACGACCTCAATATTATGCCACTTCTGCCTATCGAGTGGCGGAATTTCATTATCCAGGCTCAAAACTTCGCCATTTAAACGGATTCTAGAATAGCCATCTTTTTTGATTTGCTCAAATAATTTTTCATATGTACCTTTTTTTCTCTGTATTATAGGAGCTAAAATTAAAATTTGTTTTCCTGAAAAATCTTTGAGTACAGAATCACATATTCTCTCAACTGATTGAGTAGATACTTTTCTTCCACAGTTTGTACAGTATGGAATTCCAATTCTTGCAAACAACAGTCTCATATAGTCATAAATTTCAGTAGTAGTTCCAACTGTAGAACGGGGATTTTTGCTAGTAGTTTTTTGTTGGATTGCAATTGCAGGAGAAAGACCTTCAATAGAGTCAACGTCTGGTTTATCCATCATCTCCAAAAATTGTCGGGCATATGCAGAAAGTGATTCAACGTATCTTCTCTGACCTTCAGCATAGATTGTGTCAAAAGCTAATGTAGATTTTCCAGATCCAGACAATCCACTAATTACAACTAGTTTGTTTTTTGGGATATTGATATCGATGTTTTTTAGGTTGTGATGTCGTGCTCCACGAATTTTTAATTTATTCTCGGCCATCTTTGTATTTAATCTCCTTTTCTATTCTTTTAATTCTGTCTCTACACTCTATTGCTTTTTCAAAGTCTAAATCTTCAGAGTATTTTTTCATTTGTGCATCAAGATCAATAATATCAGCAGCAAGATCATGAACAGATTTTAATTTTGAATCATCTAATACGGTTTCTTGTTCAGGAACTGACTTAATAATTGTCCTAGGAGTAATGTGATGTTCTTTGTTATATCGAATTTGTTTTTCTCTACGACGATTAGTCTCATCAATAGTGTTTTTCATGGATTGAGTAATATTATTGGCATACATTATTACAGTGCCATTTACATTTCTTGCAGCACGACCACATGTTTGAATTAGACTGGTGAAATTTCTCAAAAACCCTTCCTTGTCTGCGTCCAAAATTGCAACTAGAGAAACTTCGGGTATATCTAGTCCTTCTCTAAGCAAATTGATTCCAACTAGAACATCAAATTCTCCCAGTCTCAACTGTCTGATTATCTCAGTTCGTTGCAGTCCTTCAATCTCAGAGTGCATGTATCTCACTCTGACTTGCTTTTTTGACAAATACTCTGCTAAGTCTTCAGCCATTCTTTTGGTAAGAGTAGTAACTAAAACACGTTCAGAGTGAGTGGATCTTTTCTGAATTTCTTTGATCAAATCATCCATTTGATCTTTTGTTGGTCTAACCTCAATTTTTGGATCAAGCAAGCCAGTTGGGCGGACTAGTTGCTCTGCAATAGTCGATGAGATTTTTCGCTCATATTCTGAAGGAGTAGCTGATACAAAAATAGTATTTTTAATATAATCTTCAAATTCCTCAAATTTTAGAGGGCGGTTATCAAATGCACTTGGTAATCTAAATCCATATGTGACCAATTCATTTTTTCTTGAATGATCACCCTTGTACATCCCATGAAGTTGAGGTAAAGTAACATGAGATTCATCAATTACCAAAAGATAATCATCTCCAAAAAAATCCATCAAACAAAATGCCTTTTCTCCAGACTTTCGACCATCAAAATGCCTTGAATAATTTTCAATTCCAGAACAATAACCTAATTCCTCAATCATCTCTAAGTCATATTTTGTTCTCATCTCTAGTCTTTGTTTTTCTAATTCATTTAATTCAGGAAGTCTTTTTTCTAACTCTTCTTTGATAGATTTGACAGCCATTTCCCTAACATCTTTTGCAATTAGATAATGCTTTGCAGGGAAAATTTTCATTTGAGATAAATTTTTTTTTTCTTTTAATGAAACATGATCAAGCAAGATAATTTTTTCAATCTCATCACCAAACATGGAAATTCTTACAATATCTTCAGAATATGCAGGTGTGACATCAATGGTATCTCCTTTAACTCGAAAATTTCCAGGTGCAACTTCAGTGTCATTTCGTTCATATCTTGCATCAATGAGTTTTCGAATAATCTCGTTTCGTTTTATTATATCACCAGTATTGATCATGATTGCAAGATCTTTCCAATCTTGTGGATTTCCAAGCGAGTAAATGCAAGACACGGTAGAGACAATGATAGTAGGTTCATCAGATAACAACATAGCAGTTGCCTCTAATCTCAATTTTTCAATTTTCTCATTAATTTGAGTATCTTTTTCAATGTATGTATCAGTCTGGGGCAAGTAACTTTCAGGCTGGTAATAATCATAGTATGATACAAAATAACCTACATTGTTTTTAGGAAAAAATTGCTTTAATTCCGAATACAGTTGAGCTGCTAGAGTTTTGTTATGAGATATGACTAGTGTGTTTTTTCCCGTCCTTGCGATAACATTAGCAATTGAGAATGTTTTGCCACTTCCAGTTACACCTAACAATGTCTGAACTGACCCCTTCTTTACACCTTCAACTAGCGTATCAATTGCCTGAGGTTGATCGCCTGTGGGCCCATATTCAGATACTAATTCAAAATGTAATGCTCGTTTCAACAGATCCAATCATCGAAAACTGAACTTATATCTAATGATCATCGAGTTATCACTGAAGGTTTACAATAATTAATATTAGAAGGCCAAAAGCAGCCAAATTTTTTGATATAAAAGAGAGGTTAATACAGTATTTACTAAAAGCAGAAAAACTACAAATCATGGCGATAGAATACCAATGTACCTCAAAAAACATCTCCAAACGTCATTAACATGCCAATCGCAGATACAAAGACATTTTTAGATTACAATGATATTGAATTAAAACGAAGTGATATCAATAAGTTTCAACCAGCTCGAGTAGTAAAGACAGATGATAAAACACAACTTACATGTGAAATCTCAAAGATGGTAAGTTTTACCACCAAATTAAGAACTAAAATGTTAAATTCAATATAAAGTACATTAGATGGTTTTTACCATATTGGCTCGTCAAACATTTCCAATCCATTTTTAGTTATCTCAAAACCCATAATTTTTAAAGTCTCTTTTGAAGTAGGAGAGTTTTTAGCAAGTATTTTTTTTGCAAGATTTATTCTATTTTCGACAGCCATATGCTGTCCAATTTTGTATTTTCCATAGAGAGAGTCTGGAATAACTTTGATTACTGCAACCGCATCTAAAATTTTCATGGTGGGCTGTATTGGTTCATATTTCCCCTCTGGCTGATATTTTTCCATAAGGCCATTTAGAGCAATTGCTTTTTCTTCTTTATTTATGACAATGGATGCTTTTCCTTTAATTACAACACTAATGTATAACGTATCTGCAAGTGATGCATTTTTTGGATCTTCAAAATAAGAAGGTAAAAATTCTAATTCTCTGTCAACTTCAAATCCAACTTTGCTGTTTTGACGGATATTTTTGATCTTTTCTCCTTTTACATGAGAATGCATGTATATAGAATTATTTAGATAGACAAAATTCATCGGAATTATTTGAGGATATCCGTTCTCATCAATACTAGAAATTCGCCCTACATGCTCTTGATCCAGAAATTCCTTAATTTTTTGATGAGACTTTATTTGTAAAATTCCAATCAGTTGCAACGATAATATTTTTATTTATAATATTATAAATCCAGATCATCAAGATTCCTAAAATACAAGTTAGATAAAAAATAAGTGTGAGAGATCATTATCTTGATGAGTTAAAAAACGATTTTAATTCATATTCAAATCAGTTAAAAAAATTAAAAACTAAACTTTTGAAAACGAAGTCAACAGAAACTCAATTAAAAATCATTAAACAGATCGATTCATTGGCAAACAAGATGGAAAATAACCAAAAGCAGTCAGTCAAGGTAACAAAATCAAGAATAAAGGAATTAAAGAAAAAATCGAAACGGTGAATTCAATCAACGGCATCTAATTCTCTAGCCAATATTTTAATTCCTAAGGTTTTGTATTCAATTGCTAAGTATTCATTTTTTAATCCCATAATACCTAATTAGCAACTAGTTACAAAAATGATCAAAACCAATAAACAGTTTACAGAGTTGACTTTTCCCTCCAAATAATTCATTAAGTTAAACGGTTTGACATAATTCATGGATAAACAAATTGGTAAAATTAATGAAGAGTATGAGGAGGCTATACAAAAAGTTCTAAACATTTTAGAAGAATGGGGTTCAAATTCTAAATTCATTTGGTTTCGTGAATTACATAGAATTACAGATATTGAAAAAGGGATACTTCGAAATATTCTCAACGAGTTAAAAAAATCCAAGGAAGTTAAAGATATGCACGGTACAAACAACAGAATATTTTTTTGCCTAACAAAATATTATGTCAAATGCAGAGACATTGAATTTAGGTTCAAAGGAAAAGAGATTATGCTCAGAGATGGAAGTAAAACTAAGATTATTCAGGGTGCAACAAATGCAACAGAGCGTACAAGAAAAAGAATAGAGAAGCAGAAAAGTAAACGTAAAGTAAAAGCATTTACAAAGGCTAGAAAAAAAAGACCACACAAATCATAAAGAATCTTCTGACTGTCTTTGGGTAAGATTTGATTCAGCACGTTTAATTTTTGCAGAGTGGGCAACGTCTTCAGTCATATCATATAGATTGTGAAGTTCCATGTTTGGTGTAAACTCATCTTCCTTTTCATCATCCAGATTAAACCCTAAATCTTCCAAAATTTCAACATTTTCCTCTAAGATATCAAGATATTTCTTTAAAGACTCTGGAAGGTCATCATCCATCATACATCATAGAAACAAGTAAAGTAAATGATTTTCTATGCGTTACGACATAAAACGCCATTTTATTTTTTAGATTTTTCTCTTAATGCAGGCATTACATGACTCGCAAATTTATCAATAGAGCCAAAATAGTTCTTGCCCCAGAATCTAATTACAAAATGGTTAACACCGGCATCCATGAATCTCTCAAATGTTGGAATAATATCTTCAGGAGTTCCTACTGCAGTAGATGAACGTGCAACTTTGTCAGGGATTTTTGTTGCAGCTTCCCTCATTTTTACAATCCAACTTTGATCAGACATGGAATATTCTGTAAAGTACTTTACAAAATCAAATCCTTCAATCTCTTTTAATCCATGCACTCTTAGGATTTCTGGTTTAAACAAACTAACTTTAACTGCTTCCTTCATTTTTGCCCATGATTCCTCTGCATCTTCTGAGAAATAGACATCAATGTCAAGTGCATATTGGAAATTATCTTTTTCTTCTTGAGTCCTGTTGTTTTTGTTCATAGAATCTTTAATTTGAGCAGCATGATCTTCAAAGAGCTCAGGAGTATAGCCAATTGGTAACCATCCATCACCAAGTTTTCCAGTTAATTCGAGAGTTCTCTTGCCACCAGATGCCATGTAAGTTGGTGGATGTGGTTTTCTAATTGGAGGAGCCTGCAAACATGCACCTTCAAGTTGATAATATTTTCCTTTGTAATCCACAGTATTATCAGGAGTAGATTTGTATAACGTATGAATAACTTCAATTTGTTCTGCCCATTTTGAAACTGGTTTTTCAAATGGAATGCAAAATTCTTTTAGATTTTGAGCTTCACCTGCACCAATTCCAAGTATTGCCCTTCCCTTTGAAATTCGATCAAGAGTAATTGCAGCCAATGCAATATTTGATGGATGTCTTCGGATTGCATCGGTAACACAAGTTCCTAATTCAACGTTATTTGTAACTGCAGCAATTGCAGATAACATTACCCATGGGTCTAAGACAGTTGCATTTTTCCATTGAGGGACATTGGTATGATCCATATAGAAAATTGAATCATATCCAGTTTTATCAGCAAGCATACAAGCTGTTAGAATTTGGTCTTCAGTATAGCCGGCTCTTGCAACATTTAACCCGTTTTGTATACCAAATTTCAGCTTATTTTGAGTCAAGTACATCTTTGTCAAAGTAATAGAATAAAAAGTTTAATCAAGCTGCCAATTTCGCAGTTTATCAAGAAAAATGAAAAAAGATAAAAAAAATGAATTTTTTACAAATTACCTGCTTTGATATCTTCAAGACATTTAATGACGTCGTCTTTTGATATTGGGATTGGATTTGGATCCAAATGGCCTCTATCAGTCATTACAGTGTCTGCAGCTTCAGAAACATCAGCTTTGAGGTCTAATTTGTCAAAACCAAGTTTTGCCATAGCTTCTTTGAATCTATCATAGAAGATTGACTTGTTATGTTTATGTGCAACAGTGGTACAAGAGGATAATGAATATCCATGAGGTATACCTTCGTTTGAGAATACATAGGACAAAGCATGTCCTAATGTAGTAGAGCAATTACCAAATCCCATTCCAGATAACATTGATCCATAAGGATAGTTTTCTGGTTTGTCATTCATAATGGCATCATAGAGAATCTCAAACGCTTGTTTGCAAAGAGTCCTTGTCAAGTCATTACCAAGTTTGCTATCATAGCCTTCGGTAGCTTGAGCACATGCATCACAGACAGAGCTGTTTATGACTTGTTGCGGAGTTCCTTCTAAGAAATAGGAATCAACAACTGCCATATCAGCTAGGAATCTATCTTCACGTAACAATTTCTTTTTTCCATCAAACTTCAAAACACAATACGTTGTCATTTCAGCTCCAGTTCCAAATGTTGTTGGAATTAAGATCTTTTCTTTTTTCATCTCTGGTGCAGCATATTTTACCACATCCATAGAACTTCCACCACCTAATCCAATTAGAACAGATGGGTTTTTGTCTTTGAATTTTGAAATCACAGTATTGACATCATCGATTGATGGTTCAGGTTTTACTTGATCATGTAACATGTAGTCCTTAATTCCCATTCTTGCAATCCATTTGTCAGAAAGCTCTGGTGGAACGGTTGTTACAATCAGGGCATTTTTAGGGTACTCTGTTTTACCAAGTGCATCTTCTCCAAAGTTGATAACTTTTGGAATGCGTACTGTATTCATGATTCAAAGACATCATTGATTATTATTATATGTTGCAACCTAAAACATGCGAGATAAGCAGTTTAGGTTACATTGTCTGGATATAAAATCTAGATCGGACAAGTATATGCATCAATTATAGCCACGTAATTTAATTCTGTAATTAATCCTTATTTCAAATTGCAGAAACTATGGTAAAATGTAATGATTTTCAAGAATATCTTAGCATAATGATTGGCAAGGCACCACCGCCAATGATAG from Nitrosopumilus sp. includes the following:
- a CDS encoding LLM class flavin-dependent oxidoreductase, coding for MYLTQNKLKFGIQNGLNVARAGYTEDQILTACMLADKTGYDSIFYMDHTNVPQWKNATVLDPWVMLSAIAAVTNNVELGTCVTDAIRRHPSNIALAAITLDRISKGRAILGIGAGEAQNLKEFCIPFEKPVSKWAEQIEVIHTLYKSTPDNTVDYKGKYYQLEGACLQAPPIRKPHPPTYMASGGKRTLELTGKLGDGWLPIGYTPELFEDHAAQIKDSMNKNNRTQEEKDNFQYALDIDVYFSEDAEESWAKMKEAVKVSLFKPEILRVHGLKEIEGFDFVKYFTEYSMSDQSWIVKMREAATKIPDKVARSSTAVGTPEDIIPTFERFMDAGVNHFVIRFWGKNYFGSIDKFASHVMPALREKSKK
- the uvrB gene encoding excinuclease ABC subunit UvrB → MKRALHFELVSEYGPTGDQPQAIDTLVEGVKKGSVQTLLGVTGSGKTFSIANVIARTGKNTLVISHNKTLAAQLYSELKQFFPKNNVGYFVSYYDYYQPESYLPQTDTYIEKDTQINEKIEKLRLEATAMLLSDEPTIIVSTVSCIYSLGNPQDWKDLAIMINTGDIIKRNEIIRKLIDARYERNDTEVAPGNFRVKGDTIDVTPAYSEDIVRISMFGDEIEKIILLDHVSLKEKKNLSQMKIFPAKHYLIAKDVREMAVKSIKEELEKRLPELNELEKQRLEMRTKYDLEMIEELGYCSGIENYSRHFDGRKSGEKAFCLMDFFGDDYLLVIDESHVTLPQLHGMYKGDHSRKNELVTYGFRLPSAFDNRPLKFEEFEDYIKNTIFVSATPSEYERKISSTIAEQLVRPTGLLDPKIEVRPTKDQMDDLIKEIQKRSTHSERVLVTTLTKRMAEDLAEYLSKKQVRVRYMHSEIEGLQRTEIIRQLRLGEFDVLVGINLLREGLDIPEVSLVAILDADKEGFLRNFTSLIQTCGRAARNVNGTVIMYANNITQSMKNTIDETNRRREKQIRYNKEHHITPRTIIKSVPEQETVLDDSKLKSVHDLAADIIDLDAQMKKYSEDLDFEKAIECRDRIKRIEKEIKYKDGRE
- a CDS encoding iron-containing alcohol dehydrogenase, translated to MNTVRIPKVINFGEDALGKTEYPKNALIVTTVPPELSDKWIARMGIKDYMLHDQVKPEPSIDDVNTVISKFKDKNPSVLIGLGGGSSMDVVKYAAPEMKKEKILIPTTFGTGAEMTTYCVLKFDGKKKLLREDRFLADMAVVDSYFLEGTPQQVINSSVCDACAQATEGYDSKLGNDLTRTLCKQAFEILYDAIMNDKPENYPYGSMLSGMGFGNCSTTLGHALSYVFSNEGIPHGYSLSSCTTVAHKHNKSIFYDRFKEAMAKLGFDKLDLKADVSEAADTVMTDRGHLDPNPIPISKDDVIKCLEDIKAGNL
- a CDS encoding pyridoxamine 5'-phosphate oxidase family protein; translated protein: MQLIGILQIKSHQKIKEFLDQEHVGRISSIDENGYPQIIPMNFVYLNNSIYMHSHVKGEKIKNIRQNSKVGFEVDRELEFLPSYFEDPKNASLADTLYISVVIKGKASIVINKEEKAIALNGLMEKYQPEGKYEPIQPTMKILDAVAVIKVIPDSLYGKYKIGQHMAVENRINLAKKILAKNSPTSKETLKIMGFEITKNGLEMFDEPIW